In a single window of the Palaemon carinicauda isolate YSFRI2023 chromosome 10, ASM3689809v2, whole genome shotgun sequence genome:
- the LOC137648505 gene encoding uncharacterized protein isoform X2: protein MCDAILNPDIETPEEGKNGSLSSPKQELPPSPPTLMPKMEPLGSLPQHDPRSLARLCLLNAAYRWPTPPASTDEDEYRVCWEGHANYLVQQVARMEQDPASADVTVATKGFTLPAHRLVLAAASKFFSSVLQCVPFGQHPVIVVRDANPRHLKYVIKFCYNGSVTIPAQDVNHVVKLADDLEICGLRVSSASGNSTTPPTSLASLQPPISALRQRLYRPASPKRFTFTPIQLSSQHLASHQGPEDLRGEKRHNSSSSFHELNSRKRFKIAPIPVGKEADPGYVSASPMSPGPPGSAPPNLPSTSFFGRTHPSPPNSAPARSSPHNDLSGSTPDDESPLNLASPPQLLESGTPLPLTTSLRSNPPSPLEKRDPSSPSCLSVPSTPNSLALALTEPLTPSTPNTPTTPSLFRGDATNSNRMGLGCNASGCSTGSRVLLWRFLLDLLHNPLYSPIYIRWLDRAAGIFRIMESDMVAQLWGMARKNSNMNYEKMSRGMRTYYKRGILFHIDGTKLIYKFNTADPEIQQRMRYYDLTLKSQEDAEATQEQANDQHGTSSQLPCSTIASTLNLSSLPSIPSLPNLPVTVTSSSASAALDSIYNNHFLRDLPPLSSGLLYEPYLTSFLSRASQRELF, encoded by the exons GTGGCCAACCCCACCAGCCTCAACTGACGAAGACGAGTACAGAGTCTGTTGGGAGGGGCACGCCAACTACCTCGTCCAGCAAGTGGCGAGGATGGAACAGGACCCGGCCTCCGCTGACGTCACGGTTGCCACCAAGGGCTTCACCTTGCCCGCTCACAGATTGGTGCTGGCTGCCGCTAGCAAATTCTTCAGCTCTGTCTTACAG tgtgTTCCATTCGGCCAGCATCCAGTGATCGTGGTTCGGGATGCTAATCCGAGACATCTGAAGTACGTCATCAAGTTCTGCTACAATGGATCCGTCACCATCCCCGCACAGGACGTGAACCATGTTGTCAAG TTAGCAGACGACCTCGAAATCTGCGGGCTTAGGGTATCCAGCGCATCTGGGAACAGCACCACGCCGCCCACCTCTCTCGCCTCCTTACAGCCGCCCATCAGCGCCCTCCGCCAGAGGCTCTACCGCCCGGCCTCCCCGAAGAGATTCACCTTCACTCCCATCCAGCTGTCGTCTCAGCATCTGGCGTCCCACCAGGGACCGGAGGATCTGAGGGGCGAGAAGAGACATAATAGTTCGTCTTCGTTTCATGAACTGAAT AGTAGAAAGCGTTTCAAAATAGCCCCTATACCCGTGGGCAAGGAAGCCGACCCTGGGTACGTCTCCGCATCACCCATGTCCCCCGGGCCCCCTGGGTCTGCCCCTCCGAATCTGCCCTCGACTTCTTTCTTCGGGAGGACCCACCCTAGCCCGCCAAATTCGGCTCCAGCGAGGTCATCGCCCCACAACGATTTGAGTGGATCCACTCCc GACGACGAATCTCCGTTGAACTTGGCATCCCCACCACAGCTTTTGGAAAGCGGCACCCCTCTTCCACTCACGACGAGTCTGCGTTCGAATCCCCCATCGCCTCTGGAGAAGAGGGACCCTAGTTCCCCTTCCTGCCTTTCTGTCCCCAGCACCCCAAACAGCCTGGCCTTGGCCCTGACGGAGCCCTTGACGCCTTCCACGCCCAACACGCCTACGACCCCGAGTTTGTTCAGAGGAG ACGCCACTAATAGTAACAGGATGGGGCTCGGATGTAACGCTTCAGGATGCAGCACGGGATCCAGGGTGCTGCTGTGGCGCTTTCTGCTAGATCTGCTGCACAATCCGCTTTACAGCCCTATCTACATCCGCTGGCTCGATAGAGCAGCTGGAATATTCAG aATAATGGAGTCAGACATGGTAGCCCAACTCTGGGGTATGGCACGTAAGAACTCCAATATGAACTATGAAAAAATGTCTAGAGGAATGAG GACGTACTACAAGAGAGGAATCCTGTTCCACATCGATGGTACGAAACTCATTTACAAGTTCAACACGGCAGACCCGGAGATTCAACAGCGCATGCGCTATTACGACCTGACACTCAAATCTCAAGAAGACGCCGAAGCTACTCAAGAGCAGGCAAATGATcag CATGGAACATCAAGCCAGCTTCCTTGCTCAACGATAGCCAGCACCTTGAATCTCTCCAGCCTGCCATCGATTCCAAGCTTGCCAAACCTACCAGTTACGGTGACGTCATCGTCTGCCTCTGCCGCTCTCGACAGCATCTATAATAATCACTTTCTTCGCGATCTCCCTCCGTTGTCAAGTGGACTTTTGTACGAGCCGTACCTGACTTCATTTCTCTCTAGAGCATCTCAGAGAGAACTCTTTTAA